A single region of the Maylandia zebra isolate NMK-2024a linkage group LG17, Mzebra_GT3a, whole genome shotgun sequence genome encodes:
- the LOC101466557 gene encoding DENN domain-containing protein 2A isoform X2, producing MCAVIMEAAERMKTKQDYINSSINRLKRGSPVGESGFCFASVENKGGEHRREGTLKHPFTPLENLINQKEESSMMAHRRSSFDPQSNDNALLVGVKLPRSNGCSIRDKISLWEGKEPTHSSLTSDNVGQSSGVKRTDWLPKSNNKCIEDKQSAESCTKVAHKEKQDLRKESVGKNGDSRPCSPVEPTKQQRGAFNISKPGSNQVKEDCKRVVVHKEKQEHEKENVEKLGDSRPCSPTSTDKQQVGTLKKSIDRRAAEQTSHEKRAVFSLFKKLEAMGGNHGKMPPELGNYFSPPSKDKQLEVRKNESEALAQRSTVARSGTKEKKEQHENVYTEPGAPPINPVPKPQRTFQHPATATLGRRQGRGQRNLPPLPSVASKTSLKPPSGIYGRPRGERVWDSFNRRSFEFEDLAGSNGLLFSRSLSQEHHYEDILDSSNENPYEDIELESQCSQQSLPSSPGADTAKASRPGFFRQNSGRSFKLLDMRRTNQQIHSTGSSRGVSSPPQLSPPSTPTGPEQASWLPGDSYGRTCRRIPTVVLRINSIFETRSRKKHLRRIYHYAETSSGRDENSDSESEIEERAKAHRQRLVSVKSILSQPSQAQVHTRRHSLEHELHQRKLFEYFLVVSLQKSKAGAHYLPEVTQQFPPKLERTFKFMRETEDQLRIIPQFCFPDAKDWEPVERYPSEMFSFVLTGVDGSRRFGYCRRLLPSGKGKRLPEVYCIVSHLGCFNLFSKVLDEVERRRALSPALVQPFMRAIMEAQFPAPRKTITIKTFLPGSGTEVMELCRPSDSRLEHVDFECLFSCLSLRLLLRVFGSLLLERRVIFTADKLSTLSQCCHAVVALLYPFVWQHTYIPVLPSAMLDIVCTPTPFIVGLLSSSLPQLTELPLEEVLVVDLGNSRFLRQLDDEDSILPPKLQTALENVLERRRELANERGGDTSSDSGHLSTIVSEAFVRFFVELVGHYPLFITGEREDGYSSSSSSPASSFFQREGFRKAIPSKTVRRFLEIFMETQMFGWFIQERELHRQALRGLFEVRVQEYLDSIHDNEHRRVNRFLKGLGNKMKFLSKK from the exons AT gTGTGCAGTGATCATGGAGGCCGCTgagagaatgaaaacaaagcaagatTACATCAACTCATCTATCAACAG gctaAAGAGGGGCTCTCCAGTGGGGGAAAGTGGTTTCTGTTTCGCTTCAGTAGAAAACAAGGGAGGTGAGCACAGAAGAGAGGGAACACTAAAACACCCCTTTACCCCACTGGAAAACCTCATTAACCAGAAGGAAGAATCATCCATGATGGCCCACAGGAGGTCGAGCTTTGACCCTCAGAGCAATGACAATGCTCTCTTAGTAGGAGTCAAGCTGCCCAGATCAAATGGCTGCAGCATCAGGGACAAGATTTCACTATGGGAGGGCAAGGAACCCACTCATTCATCTCTAACCTCGGATAACGTGGGCCAAAGTAGCGGTGTAAAAAGGACAGACTGGCTGCCAAAAAGCAACAATAAATGTATAGAAGACAAGCAAAGTGCAGAAAGTTGCACAAAAGTAGCCCATAAGGAAAAGCAGGATCTTAGGAAAGAAAGTGTAGGAAAAAATGGAGATTCCAGGCCTTGTTCACCGGTTGAACCCACAAAACAGCAAAGAGGAGCATTCAATATCAGTAAGCCTGGTAGCAACCAAGTAAAGGAAGACTGTAAAAGAGTTGTAgttcacaaagaaaaacaagaacacgAGAAAGAGAATGTAGAAAAACTTGGGGATTCAAGGCCCTGTTCGCCTACATCAACAGATAAACAGCAGGTGGGAACCCTGAAAAAAAGCATTGacaggagagcagcagaacagACGAGTCATGAGAAGAGAGCTGTATTCagtctttttaaaaagctgGAGGCTATGGGGGGGAACCATGGAAAAATGCCCCCAGAGCTTGGAAACTACTTCAGCCCACCGAGCAAGGACAAGCAGCTGGAGGTGAGGAAAAACGAATCTGAAGCTTTAGCTCAAAGAAGCACAGTTGCAAGATCTGGGACCAAAGAAAAGAAGGAGCAGCATGAAAATGTGTACACCGAGCCAGGTGCACCCCCCATCAACCCCGTCCCTAAACCCCAACGAACCTTCCAGCACCCAGCTACTGCCACCCTGGGAAGGAGGCAAGGCAGAGGGCAGAGGAACCTCCCGCCACTACCGTCAGTAGCTTCGAAAACTTCCTTGAAACCTCCCTCTGGCATCTACGGAAGACCCAGAGGTGAGAGAGTCTGGGACAGCTTCAACAG GAGATCCTTTGAGTTCGAAGACCTTGCGGGGTCAAATGGTCTGCTCTTCTCTCGCTCGCTGTCTCAGGAACATCACTATGAAGACATCCTGG ACTCGTCAAATGAGAACCCGTATGAGGATATAGAGTTGGAGAGCCAATGCTCCCAGCAGTCTTTACCTTCCTCTCCTGGTGCTGACACTGCTAAG GCCTCCAGACCAGGGTTCTTCAGGCAGAATTCAGGCAGAAGCTTTAAGCTGCTGGACATGCGGAGAACCAACCAGCAGATCCATAGCACTGGAAGCAGTAGAGGTGTTTCATCTCCACCCCAGCTCAGCCCTCCATCTACCCCCACCGGACCTGAACAAGCCTCCTGGCTGCCCGGGGATTCCTATGGCCGCACCTGCCGGAGAATACCGACg GTTGTACTCAGGATCAACAGCATATTTGAAACTCGGTCCAGGAAAAAGCATCTCAGAAGGATCTATCATTATGCTGAGACAAGCTCGGGCAGAG ATGAGAACAGTGACTCTGAGAGTGAAATTGAAGAAAGAGCAAAAG CTCACCGCCAGCGTCTCGTGTCGGTGAAGTCTATACTGAGCCAGCCGAGCCAGGCTCAGGTCCACACCAGAAGACACTCACTCGAACATGAGCTCCATCAGCGCAAACTTTTTGAATATTTCCTGGTTGTGTCGCTGCAGAAATCAAAGGCTGGAGCGCACTATCTACCAGAGGTCACACAGCAGTTCCCTCCTAAG CTGGAGCGAACCTTCAAGTTCATGAGGGAGACGGAGGATCAACTGAGGATCATTCCTCAGTTCTGCTTTCCTGATGCTAAAGACTGGGAGCCGGTGGAGAGATACCCAAG TGAGATGTTCTCATTTGTTTTGACTGGAGTGGATGGGAGCCGAAGGTTTGGATACTGCCGGCGTTTACTG CCTAGTGGAAAAGGCAAACGTCTGCCAGAGGTCTATTGTATTGTCAGCCATCTTGGCTGCTTCAACTTGTTCTCCAAG GTGCTGGATGAGGTGGAGAGGCGCAGGGCTCTGTCTCCTGCCTTGGTCCAGCCTTTCATGAGAGCCATCATGGAGGCCCAGTTTCCAGCTCCTAGGAAAACCATCACCATCAAAACTTTTCTTCCTGGTTCAGGCACTGAG GTGATGGAGCTCTGTCGACCCTCTGACTCACGCCTGGAGCATGTGGATTTTGAATGTCTGTTCTCCTGCTTGAGTCTGCGCCTGCTTCTCAGGGTTTTTGGCTCTCTGCTGCTAGAGAGGCGAGTCATCTTCACAGCAGACAAGCTCAG TACTCTTTCCCAATGCTGTCATGCAGTCGTGGCATTGCTTTACCCCTTTGTGTGGCAGCACACTTACATCCCAGTGCTGCCCTCAGCTATGCTCGACATCGTCTGCACACCAACCCCTTTCATCGTGGGCCTGCTGTCCAGCTCCCTGCCCCAACTCACTGAGCTGCCCCTGGAGGAG GTTCTGGTTGTGGATCTTGGGAATAGTCGATTTCTCAGACAG TTGGACGATGAAGACTCCATCCTGCCACCTAAGCTTCAGACGGCTCTGGAGAACGTTCTGGAGAGGCGAAGAGAGCTTGCTAATGAGCGAGGAGGAGATACAAGCAGCG ACTCAGGCCATCTTAGCACCATTGTGTCCGAGGCCTTTGTTCGATTCTTTGTGGAGCTGGTAGGCCACTATCCTCTCTTCATCACCGGCGAAAGGGAGGACGGCtactcctcttcatcctcctccccTGCCTCGTCCTTCTTTCAGCGAGAGGGTTTTCGCAAAGCCATCCCATCCAAAACCGTGCGCCGCTTCTTGGAGATCTTCATGGAGACGCAGATGTTTGGCTGGTTCATCCAGGAGAGGGAGCTTCATAGGCAGGCTCTCAGAG GACTGTTTGAAGTGAGAGTGCAGGAGTATCTGGATTCTATCCATGATAATGAACATAGGAGGGTTAACAGGTTTCTCAAAGGCTTGG gaaacaaaatgaaatttctTTCAAAGAAATAA
- the LOC101466557 gene encoding DENN domain-containing protein 2A isoform X1 — MCAVIMEAAERMKTKQDYINSSINRLKRGSPVGESGFCFASVENKGGEHRREGTLKHPFTPLENLINQKEESSMMAHRRSSFDPQSNDNALLVGVKLPRSNGCSIRDKISLWEGKEPTHSSLTSDNVGQSSGVKRTDWLPKSNNKCIEDKQSAESCTKVAHKEKQDLRKESVGKNGDSRPCSPVEPTKQQRGAFNISKPGSNQVKEDCKRVVVHKEKQEHEKENVEKLGDSRPCSPTSTDKQQVGTLKKSIDRRAAEQTSHEKRAVFSLFKKLEAMGGNHGKMPPELGNYFSPPSKDKQLEVRKNESEALAQRSTVARSGTKEKKEQHENVYTEPGAPPINPVPKPQRTFQHPATATLGRRQGRGQRNLPPLPSVASKTSLKPPSGIYGRPRGERVWDSFNRRSFEFEDLAGSNGLLFSRSLSQEHHYEDILDSSNENPYEDIELESQCSQQSLPSSPGADTAKASRPGFFRQNSGRSFKLLDMRRTNQQIHSTGSSRGVSSPPQLSPPSTPTGPEQASWLPGDSYGRTCRRIPTVVLRINSIFETRSRKKHLRRIYHYAETSSGRVTDENSDSESEIEERAKAHRQRLVSVKSILSQPSQAQVHTRRHSLEHELHQRKLFEYFLVVSLQKSKAGAHYLPEVTQQFPPKLERTFKFMRETEDQLRIIPQFCFPDAKDWEPVERYPSEMFSFVLTGVDGSRRFGYCRRLLPSGKGKRLPEVYCIVSHLGCFNLFSKVLDEVERRRALSPALVQPFMRAIMEAQFPAPRKTITIKTFLPGSGTEVMELCRPSDSRLEHVDFECLFSCLSLRLLLRVFGSLLLERRVIFTADKLSTLSQCCHAVVALLYPFVWQHTYIPVLPSAMLDIVCTPTPFIVGLLSSSLPQLTELPLEEVLVVDLGNSRFLRQLDDEDSILPPKLQTALENVLERRRELANERGGDTSSDSGHLSTIVSEAFVRFFVELVGHYPLFITGEREDGYSSSSSSPASSFFQREGFRKAIPSKTVRRFLEIFMETQMFGWFIQERELHRQALRGLFEVRVQEYLDSIHDNEHRRVNRFLKGLGNKMKFLSKK; from the exons AT gTGTGCAGTGATCATGGAGGCCGCTgagagaatgaaaacaaagcaagatTACATCAACTCATCTATCAACAG gctaAAGAGGGGCTCTCCAGTGGGGGAAAGTGGTTTCTGTTTCGCTTCAGTAGAAAACAAGGGAGGTGAGCACAGAAGAGAGGGAACACTAAAACACCCCTTTACCCCACTGGAAAACCTCATTAACCAGAAGGAAGAATCATCCATGATGGCCCACAGGAGGTCGAGCTTTGACCCTCAGAGCAATGACAATGCTCTCTTAGTAGGAGTCAAGCTGCCCAGATCAAATGGCTGCAGCATCAGGGACAAGATTTCACTATGGGAGGGCAAGGAACCCACTCATTCATCTCTAACCTCGGATAACGTGGGCCAAAGTAGCGGTGTAAAAAGGACAGACTGGCTGCCAAAAAGCAACAATAAATGTATAGAAGACAAGCAAAGTGCAGAAAGTTGCACAAAAGTAGCCCATAAGGAAAAGCAGGATCTTAGGAAAGAAAGTGTAGGAAAAAATGGAGATTCCAGGCCTTGTTCACCGGTTGAACCCACAAAACAGCAAAGAGGAGCATTCAATATCAGTAAGCCTGGTAGCAACCAAGTAAAGGAAGACTGTAAAAGAGTTGTAgttcacaaagaaaaacaagaacacgAGAAAGAGAATGTAGAAAAACTTGGGGATTCAAGGCCCTGTTCGCCTACATCAACAGATAAACAGCAGGTGGGAACCCTGAAAAAAAGCATTGacaggagagcagcagaacagACGAGTCATGAGAAGAGAGCTGTATTCagtctttttaaaaagctgGAGGCTATGGGGGGGAACCATGGAAAAATGCCCCCAGAGCTTGGAAACTACTTCAGCCCACCGAGCAAGGACAAGCAGCTGGAGGTGAGGAAAAACGAATCTGAAGCTTTAGCTCAAAGAAGCACAGTTGCAAGATCTGGGACCAAAGAAAAGAAGGAGCAGCATGAAAATGTGTACACCGAGCCAGGTGCACCCCCCATCAACCCCGTCCCTAAACCCCAACGAACCTTCCAGCACCCAGCTACTGCCACCCTGGGAAGGAGGCAAGGCAGAGGGCAGAGGAACCTCCCGCCACTACCGTCAGTAGCTTCGAAAACTTCCTTGAAACCTCCCTCTGGCATCTACGGAAGACCCAGAGGTGAGAGAGTCTGGGACAGCTTCAACAG GAGATCCTTTGAGTTCGAAGACCTTGCGGGGTCAAATGGTCTGCTCTTCTCTCGCTCGCTGTCTCAGGAACATCACTATGAAGACATCCTGG ACTCGTCAAATGAGAACCCGTATGAGGATATAGAGTTGGAGAGCCAATGCTCCCAGCAGTCTTTACCTTCCTCTCCTGGTGCTGACACTGCTAAG GCCTCCAGACCAGGGTTCTTCAGGCAGAATTCAGGCAGAAGCTTTAAGCTGCTGGACATGCGGAGAACCAACCAGCAGATCCATAGCACTGGAAGCAGTAGAGGTGTTTCATCTCCACCCCAGCTCAGCCCTCCATCTACCCCCACCGGACCTGAACAAGCCTCCTGGCTGCCCGGGGATTCCTATGGCCGCACCTGCCGGAGAATACCGACg GTTGTACTCAGGATCAACAGCATATTTGAAACTCGGTCCAGGAAAAAGCATCTCAGAAGGATCTATCATTATGCTGAGACAAGCTCGGGCAGAG TAACAGATGAGAACAGTGACTCTGAGAGTGAAATTGAAGAAAGAGCAAAAG CTCACCGCCAGCGTCTCGTGTCGGTGAAGTCTATACTGAGCCAGCCGAGCCAGGCTCAGGTCCACACCAGAAGACACTCACTCGAACATGAGCTCCATCAGCGCAAACTTTTTGAATATTTCCTGGTTGTGTCGCTGCAGAAATCAAAGGCTGGAGCGCACTATCTACCAGAGGTCACACAGCAGTTCCCTCCTAAG CTGGAGCGAACCTTCAAGTTCATGAGGGAGACGGAGGATCAACTGAGGATCATTCCTCAGTTCTGCTTTCCTGATGCTAAAGACTGGGAGCCGGTGGAGAGATACCCAAG TGAGATGTTCTCATTTGTTTTGACTGGAGTGGATGGGAGCCGAAGGTTTGGATACTGCCGGCGTTTACTG CCTAGTGGAAAAGGCAAACGTCTGCCAGAGGTCTATTGTATTGTCAGCCATCTTGGCTGCTTCAACTTGTTCTCCAAG GTGCTGGATGAGGTGGAGAGGCGCAGGGCTCTGTCTCCTGCCTTGGTCCAGCCTTTCATGAGAGCCATCATGGAGGCCCAGTTTCCAGCTCCTAGGAAAACCATCACCATCAAAACTTTTCTTCCTGGTTCAGGCACTGAG GTGATGGAGCTCTGTCGACCCTCTGACTCACGCCTGGAGCATGTGGATTTTGAATGTCTGTTCTCCTGCTTGAGTCTGCGCCTGCTTCTCAGGGTTTTTGGCTCTCTGCTGCTAGAGAGGCGAGTCATCTTCACAGCAGACAAGCTCAG TACTCTTTCCCAATGCTGTCATGCAGTCGTGGCATTGCTTTACCCCTTTGTGTGGCAGCACACTTACATCCCAGTGCTGCCCTCAGCTATGCTCGACATCGTCTGCACACCAACCCCTTTCATCGTGGGCCTGCTGTCCAGCTCCCTGCCCCAACTCACTGAGCTGCCCCTGGAGGAG GTTCTGGTTGTGGATCTTGGGAATAGTCGATTTCTCAGACAG TTGGACGATGAAGACTCCATCCTGCCACCTAAGCTTCAGACGGCTCTGGAGAACGTTCTGGAGAGGCGAAGAGAGCTTGCTAATGAGCGAGGAGGAGATACAAGCAGCG ACTCAGGCCATCTTAGCACCATTGTGTCCGAGGCCTTTGTTCGATTCTTTGTGGAGCTGGTAGGCCACTATCCTCTCTTCATCACCGGCGAAAGGGAGGACGGCtactcctcttcatcctcctccccTGCCTCGTCCTTCTTTCAGCGAGAGGGTTTTCGCAAAGCCATCCCATCCAAAACCGTGCGCCGCTTCTTGGAGATCTTCATGGAGACGCAGATGTTTGGCTGGTTCATCCAGGAGAGGGAGCTTCATAGGCAGGCTCTCAGAG GACTGTTTGAAGTGAGAGTGCAGGAGTATCTGGATTCTATCCATGATAATGAACATAGGAGGGTTAACAGGTTTCTCAAAGGCTTGG gaaacaaaatgaaatttctTTCAAAGAAATAA
- the LOC101466557 gene encoding DENN domain-containing protein 2A isoform X3: MEAAERMKTKQDYINSSINRLKRGSPVGESGFCFASVENKGGEHRREGTLKHPFTPLENLINQKEESSMMAHRRSSFDPQSNDNALLVGVKLPRSNGCSIRDKISLWEGKEPTHSSLTSDNVGQSSGVKRTDWLPKSNNKCIEDKQSAESCTKVAHKEKQDLRKESVGKNGDSRPCSPVEPTKQQRGAFNISKPGSNQVKEDCKRVVVHKEKQEHEKENVEKLGDSRPCSPTSTDKQQVGTLKKSIDRRAAEQTSHEKRAVFSLFKKLEAMGGNHGKMPPELGNYFSPPSKDKQLEVRKNESEALAQRSTVARSGTKEKKEQHENVYTEPGAPPINPVPKPQRTFQHPATATLGRRQGRGQRNLPPLPSVASKTSLKPPSGIYGRPRGERVWDSFNRRSFEFEDLAGSNGLLFSRSLSQEHHYEDILDSSNENPYEDIELESQCSQQSLPSSPGADTAKASRPGFFRQNSGRSFKLLDMRRTNQQIHSTGSSRGVSSPPQLSPPSTPTGPEQASWLPGDSYGRTCRRIPTVVLRINSIFETRSRKKHLRRIYHYAETSSGRVTDENSDSESEIEERAKAHRQRLVSVKSILSQPSQAQVHTRRHSLEHELHQRKLFEYFLVVSLQKSKAGAHYLPEVTQQFPPKLERTFKFMRETEDQLRIIPQFCFPDAKDWEPVERYPSEMFSFVLTGVDGSRRFGYCRRLLPSGKGKRLPEVYCIVSHLGCFNLFSKVLDEVERRRALSPALVQPFMRAIMEAQFPAPRKTITIKTFLPGSGTEVMELCRPSDSRLEHVDFECLFSCLSLRLLLRVFGSLLLERRVIFTADKLSTLSQCCHAVVALLYPFVWQHTYIPVLPSAMLDIVCTPTPFIVGLLSSSLPQLTELPLEEVLVVDLGNSRFLRQLDDEDSILPPKLQTALENVLERRRELANERGGDTSSDSGHLSTIVSEAFVRFFVELVGHYPLFITGEREDGYSSSSSSPASSFFQREGFRKAIPSKTVRRFLEIFMETQMFGWFIQERELHRQALRGLFEVRVQEYLDSIHDNEHRRVNRFLKGLGNKMKFLSKK, from the exons ATGGAGGCCGCTgagagaatgaaaacaaagcaagatTACATCAACTCATCTATCAACAG gctaAAGAGGGGCTCTCCAGTGGGGGAAAGTGGTTTCTGTTTCGCTTCAGTAGAAAACAAGGGAGGTGAGCACAGAAGAGAGGGAACACTAAAACACCCCTTTACCCCACTGGAAAACCTCATTAACCAGAAGGAAGAATCATCCATGATGGCCCACAGGAGGTCGAGCTTTGACCCTCAGAGCAATGACAATGCTCTCTTAGTAGGAGTCAAGCTGCCCAGATCAAATGGCTGCAGCATCAGGGACAAGATTTCACTATGGGAGGGCAAGGAACCCACTCATTCATCTCTAACCTCGGATAACGTGGGCCAAAGTAGCGGTGTAAAAAGGACAGACTGGCTGCCAAAAAGCAACAATAAATGTATAGAAGACAAGCAAAGTGCAGAAAGTTGCACAAAAGTAGCCCATAAGGAAAAGCAGGATCTTAGGAAAGAAAGTGTAGGAAAAAATGGAGATTCCAGGCCTTGTTCACCGGTTGAACCCACAAAACAGCAAAGAGGAGCATTCAATATCAGTAAGCCTGGTAGCAACCAAGTAAAGGAAGACTGTAAAAGAGTTGTAgttcacaaagaaaaacaagaacacgAGAAAGAGAATGTAGAAAAACTTGGGGATTCAAGGCCCTGTTCGCCTACATCAACAGATAAACAGCAGGTGGGAACCCTGAAAAAAAGCATTGacaggagagcagcagaacagACGAGTCATGAGAAGAGAGCTGTATTCagtctttttaaaaagctgGAGGCTATGGGGGGGAACCATGGAAAAATGCCCCCAGAGCTTGGAAACTACTTCAGCCCACCGAGCAAGGACAAGCAGCTGGAGGTGAGGAAAAACGAATCTGAAGCTTTAGCTCAAAGAAGCACAGTTGCAAGATCTGGGACCAAAGAAAAGAAGGAGCAGCATGAAAATGTGTACACCGAGCCAGGTGCACCCCCCATCAACCCCGTCCCTAAACCCCAACGAACCTTCCAGCACCCAGCTACTGCCACCCTGGGAAGGAGGCAAGGCAGAGGGCAGAGGAACCTCCCGCCACTACCGTCAGTAGCTTCGAAAACTTCCTTGAAACCTCCCTCTGGCATCTACGGAAGACCCAGAGGTGAGAGAGTCTGGGACAGCTTCAACAG GAGATCCTTTGAGTTCGAAGACCTTGCGGGGTCAAATGGTCTGCTCTTCTCTCGCTCGCTGTCTCAGGAACATCACTATGAAGACATCCTGG ACTCGTCAAATGAGAACCCGTATGAGGATATAGAGTTGGAGAGCCAATGCTCCCAGCAGTCTTTACCTTCCTCTCCTGGTGCTGACACTGCTAAG GCCTCCAGACCAGGGTTCTTCAGGCAGAATTCAGGCAGAAGCTTTAAGCTGCTGGACATGCGGAGAACCAACCAGCAGATCCATAGCACTGGAAGCAGTAGAGGTGTTTCATCTCCACCCCAGCTCAGCCCTCCATCTACCCCCACCGGACCTGAACAAGCCTCCTGGCTGCCCGGGGATTCCTATGGCCGCACCTGCCGGAGAATACCGACg GTTGTACTCAGGATCAACAGCATATTTGAAACTCGGTCCAGGAAAAAGCATCTCAGAAGGATCTATCATTATGCTGAGACAAGCTCGGGCAGAG TAACAGATGAGAACAGTGACTCTGAGAGTGAAATTGAAGAAAGAGCAAAAG CTCACCGCCAGCGTCTCGTGTCGGTGAAGTCTATACTGAGCCAGCCGAGCCAGGCTCAGGTCCACACCAGAAGACACTCACTCGAACATGAGCTCCATCAGCGCAAACTTTTTGAATATTTCCTGGTTGTGTCGCTGCAGAAATCAAAGGCTGGAGCGCACTATCTACCAGAGGTCACACAGCAGTTCCCTCCTAAG CTGGAGCGAACCTTCAAGTTCATGAGGGAGACGGAGGATCAACTGAGGATCATTCCTCAGTTCTGCTTTCCTGATGCTAAAGACTGGGAGCCGGTGGAGAGATACCCAAG TGAGATGTTCTCATTTGTTTTGACTGGAGTGGATGGGAGCCGAAGGTTTGGATACTGCCGGCGTTTACTG CCTAGTGGAAAAGGCAAACGTCTGCCAGAGGTCTATTGTATTGTCAGCCATCTTGGCTGCTTCAACTTGTTCTCCAAG GTGCTGGATGAGGTGGAGAGGCGCAGGGCTCTGTCTCCTGCCTTGGTCCAGCCTTTCATGAGAGCCATCATGGAGGCCCAGTTTCCAGCTCCTAGGAAAACCATCACCATCAAAACTTTTCTTCCTGGTTCAGGCACTGAG GTGATGGAGCTCTGTCGACCCTCTGACTCACGCCTGGAGCATGTGGATTTTGAATGTCTGTTCTCCTGCTTGAGTCTGCGCCTGCTTCTCAGGGTTTTTGGCTCTCTGCTGCTAGAGAGGCGAGTCATCTTCACAGCAGACAAGCTCAG TACTCTTTCCCAATGCTGTCATGCAGTCGTGGCATTGCTTTACCCCTTTGTGTGGCAGCACACTTACATCCCAGTGCTGCCCTCAGCTATGCTCGACATCGTCTGCACACCAACCCCTTTCATCGTGGGCCTGCTGTCCAGCTCCCTGCCCCAACTCACTGAGCTGCCCCTGGAGGAG GTTCTGGTTGTGGATCTTGGGAATAGTCGATTTCTCAGACAG TTGGACGATGAAGACTCCATCCTGCCACCTAAGCTTCAGACGGCTCTGGAGAACGTTCTGGAGAGGCGAAGAGAGCTTGCTAATGAGCGAGGAGGAGATACAAGCAGCG ACTCAGGCCATCTTAGCACCATTGTGTCCGAGGCCTTTGTTCGATTCTTTGTGGAGCTGGTAGGCCACTATCCTCTCTTCATCACCGGCGAAAGGGAGGACGGCtactcctcttcatcctcctccccTGCCTCGTCCTTCTTTCAGCGAGAGGGTTTTCGCAAAGCCATCCCATCCAAAACCGTGCGCCGCTTCTTGGAGATCTTCATGGAGACGCAGATGTTTGGCTGGTTCATCCAGGAGAGGGAGCTTCATAGGCAGGCTCTCAGAG GACTGTTTGAAGTGAGAGTGCAGGAGTATCTGGATTCTATCCATGATAATGAACATAGGAGGGTTAACAGGTTTCTCAAAGGCTTGG gaaacaaaatgaaatttctTTCAAAGAAATAA